The Streptomyces sp. NBC_00459 DNA segment GTGTGTCAGGAGGGGCGCAGTCCCTCGTGGGCGATCTCCAGGGTCTCCACCGCGGCCTGCGAACTGGCGGGGTCGAAGGACGGCCCCTGCCAGCGCACCGGGACGATCCCGAACACCTGCCAGCTGATGATCTTCGTCAGGTCCGGTTTCAGGGCCACGATCTCGCCGTCCTTGGGCTCCACCCGCTTCAGCGTGTCGTCGAGCCAGCGGGCGATCTTCGCCGTGTCGGCGGTGACGGGCCTGGTGAGCGTGATGTTCGACCAGGTCACGCGGCCGGGCAGCTGCCAAGTGAAGCCGTTGTTGCCGCCCTCGGCGTAGCTCTCCATCTCCACCTCGGCGCCCATGCCGGAGCAGGTGTGGAAGGCGCCCAGGTCGTTGCCGCCGATCGCGAGCCTGAAGAACACGCTGGTCGCGAAGATGTTGTCCGTCATTCGTGCGTCATCCGTCCATCATCCGTTCCGGCTCTCAGCGGCGTCCGTCGTAGGGGCGACCCGTGCGGTCCCGGCCGCGGCGCAGTTCGGTGCGCAGCAGCCGGGCCACCGGGTCGAGCAGGCGGCGCGCCAGGTCGTCCAGGTCGAGACCGGGGTCGTCCTGGGGTGTCTTTGATGTCCTGGTGAACTGGACCGCGTTCTTGCCGGAGGCGGCGGACGACGTGGCTGACGTGGAGGCGGCGGAGGAGTCGGGCGCCGCCGAGGACACGGACGCCGAGCGCTTCCGGCCGGGTGCCCGAACCTCCTCGGCCGCTGCGCCTGTTGGCGGCGCGAGGGGCCCGGGGGGCGCGGAGGACGACCGCGGACGACCGCGTGTGTCGCGCTGCACCGCGAGTGCCGTCTCGCCGGTCTCGGCGGTCCCGTCGGCCGCCGTAACGATCCTCGGCCGGACCACGGGCACGGCTGCTCCGCCCGGTGCCGAGTAGGCCGCCGGACGGTCCGCGAGCGGCGGCGCCTGCGGGGCTGTCACGGGCAGGGGCCTCGCCGGTACGGCGGCAACCGGGGCGGCCGTCCCCTGGCGGGGAGGCGTCGGCCGGACGACCGGGACTCGCTGAACGGGGGCCGGGGAGCTGGCCGTTGATACGTCCGAACCCTCCGGTCCGGGGTAAGGGGCTGCCGCCCGCTGCACCTGCGGTGTGGCCGGGGCGGGGGCGGACGGGCCGGACGCCGGGCGCGCGGGGGTCCCGGGGCCGCCCGGCGCGGGGGCCGAGATGCCGGACCGGCGCGCGGGCGCCTCGGCTGTCGGCCCGGAGTCGCGCTGCGGGACCGCCGGTGCGCCGGGCCAGCGTGCCGCCACCACGGGACGGCCGCCGGAGCGGGAGACGGCGGGCTGTGCCACCCCTTCCGGGGCGCGGGTGTTCAGGGTGAGCCGACGCTCGGCGAGCAGCGAGAGGGTACGGGGTGCCGCCGAGGCGGAGTGTGCTGTGGAGCGGGTCACGGTGAGGCCGTGCGGGTCTGCCGGGCCGGAGGACCGGGCTCCTCCGGTGCCGTGGGCCACGGCCCGGGCGACCACGACCGGAACCGGGGCAGCGGGGCCCTGAGACCGATACCTGCCGGAGCCGGAGCCAGAAACGGAACTGGAAACGGAACCGGATCCTGTGCCTTCGGCCGCCGCCCGGGCCACGACGACCGGGCCCGGAGCGGAGGCGCCCAGGACAGCGGCGTCTCGGGTGCGTTGCCCGTCGGCACCCGGCCCACCGGGAGTCCGGCCGCCCCCGGTGCCGTCGGCCACGGCCCTGGCGGCCACGACCGGACTCGGGGCAGCGGGGCCCTGAGACCGATGCCTACCGGAACCAGAGCTGGAACCGGTGCCGGAACCGGAACCGGCTCCCGTGCCTTCGACCGCCGCCCGGGCCACGACGACCGGGCCCGGAGCGGAAGGTCCTTGGTGCTGCTGACCGCCGGACGTCGTGCCGGGTCGGGGCGTGTTCCCGGTCGGGCCTGCCGGGCCTACGGTGCCTACCGGGCCGTGGGCCGGGGCGGCTGCGGACGGTGTCACCAGCGGTGTGGCGGGCCCGTTTCCGTGGTCCACGGGGCCGGGCGGCATGCTGCCCCCGGTGGCGGACGGGTCCGCGAGGCGGCGTTGGACGTCGCCCGTCCCCAGCAGCGGCGCGCCCGGTGTGCGGGGTGCGGCCTCGGCGGACGTCCGGTCGCGATCCGGTGTGGACGGCGGCGCCGGAGCGGCGCCGGGCCCCGGGTGCTGATGTGCCGTAGCACGCTGGATGTCCGGGCGGGAGGCACGGGCACCGGACGCGGGGGGACCGGGCACTTCGGCGCTCGGCGGCAGCGCGGACAGCGGCGCGCCGAGGCCGCCGCGCGCACGTGCCCGGCGGTTGCCTGGGTCGGGGGTCCGGCGCGGGTCGGCGGGCGCCGTTCCCCTCGTACCGGCGTCGTTCGGTCCCGGGGTGCCGCCCGCTCCTTCCGCCTGGCGCTGGACGACGGGCAGCGCCGGACCGGTGGCGGATCCGGCGCCTGGCGCGGGGGTGCCCTGCGGCAACGGTGTTGCTGTAGAGGGCAGTTCACTCAGCGGGGCGCCGAGCGGACCGCGGCCGGGCTCACGCGTGGCGGCGCGCTGCACGGGGGCGGGGGCCGGGCCGGGTGGGTCGGGGGTGGTGGCGCTGTCGGGGGCCGGTGCGGCGGTGGGCCGCAGGGCGGGGACACGGCGAGTGGGTCCGGCGGGGCGCCGGGCGACGGTCAGCGCGGCCCCCACCGGGCGGAGCCGGACGGCCGGGCGGGACATGCCGGAGCCGTCGGAGCCTGCGGAGCCGGCGGCACGGGATGCCTCCGGCCGGCCGGCTCCCCCGGCGGAGCGCGGCCCCGTCGCGGTGCGTTGGACGGCCGGTCCGGAAGACGTACGCCCCCCGGAACCGGCCGGCGGACGGGACGGCTCGGCCGGGGCGGGCCGGGCCATGGCGCCGTCGGCAGCCGTGGGCGGGACCACCGCCACCCGTCGTACCAGCGGGGTCGCGGGAGCGGCCAGTGTCACGACCGGGCCGGTGTCCGGCCGCGCGGCCCGTTGCACGGCATGTTGGGCAGCGGGAGGTGACGAGGAGAGCACAGCGGGCGAGGCCGTGGACGTGAGGCCACGCGCCCGCCCGGTGGCATCGCCGCCCGGACGCGTCCGGCGGGAGAGCTGGGTCGTCGGCGTGTCCGCCGTACCCTCGCTCTCGCCCGCCCCCGGCCCGTCCGCCCTCTCCTGCCTCTCCGGACGCAGTGCGCGGAGCAGCAGCGGACCCCCGGCGCTGTGGGTGGTCCGCGGTGTGGCGGCCGGGCGGGTGACGCCGTTCACCAGACCGGTCGGGGCGGTGGGCAGCAGGGCGTGGCCTAGACCGGCGTCGAACGACGGGTTCTGCCAGGCGGCGAGGCCCGCACGGAAGGCGAGGCCGTCGCTGACGCCCAACGGGGCGCGGGACACGGTGAGTTCCGGCGCGGCGGTGCGGCGCCAGCCGCCGTCCCAGTCGCCGGGCAGGGAGGAGGCCGGGGCCGCGCCGGGCGCGGACGGCTCCGGGACGCCGGTCGCGTCCCGCGACCCGGTCCCGGGTTCCGCGATGTCCGGCGCGGCGGCCCGGCGGCGCAGCCTGTCCCGCCATGCCATGTGCTCAACCGCCTTCGTTCACACGGGTGTTGATACGGGCGATCTCGGCCACCCACTGCCGGCGCTCGTCGTGGGTCAGGTCGAGGATCTCCTCGCGCCGCCAGTGGAAGTGGTAGGCGATGTACGCGATCTCCTCCCGGAGCCGGGGAAGGGCGTACGTCACGATTCCCCCAGGCGCCCACCCGAGAGGTCGACCTCGAAGCCGCCCTCGCAGTGCGGGCAGGTCACCGCGGCGCGGGTGTGGCCCTCGCTGTTGACGCGGCGGTAGAAATCCTGGAGGAAGGCGACGTCGGTGGCGTACATCCGCTCGACGATCCCGGCGTGCACATCGCTGATCGAGCCGATCCGGGTGATCACCTGGCTCAGCAGCACCACGCTCAGGTACGCCGGGTTCTCCTTGACCCGCAGGTCGATCTGCGGCCGCAGTTCGTCACGGGCCGTGGCCAGGCGCATCGAGCCGTGGCGGTGCACCGTGCCCGCCTCGTCGACGTACCCGCGCGGCAGCTCGAACTCGAACTCGGTGCGCAGCCCGTGGTCCTCGCGGCGTGGCGGGGCGGCGGCGGGAGGTGGAGCCGCCTGCTCCGACGCCTGGGCGG contains these protein-coding regions:
- a CDS encoding phage tail protein is translated as MTDNIFATSVFFRLAIGGNDLGAFHTCSGMGAEVEMESYAEGGNNGFTWQLPGRVTWSNITLTRPVTADTAKIARWLDDTLKRVEPKDGEIVALKPDLTKIISWQVFGIVPVRWQGPSFDPASSQAAVETLEIAHEGLRPS
- a CDS encoding DUF6760 family protein, with protein sequence MTYALPRLREEIAYIAYHFHWRREEILDLTHDERRQWVAEIARINTRVNEGG
- a CDS encoding zinc-ribbon domain-containing protein, producing the protein MRRRTVTAGNLEELLQVTEPAQASEQAAPPPAAAPPRREDHGLRTEFEFELPRGYVDEAGTVHRHGSMRLATARDELRPQIDLRVKENPAYLSVVLLSQVITRIGSISDVHAGIVERMYATDVAFLQDFYRRVNSEGHTRAAVTCPHCEGGFEVDLSGGRLGES